Proteins encoded together in one Lathyrus oleraceus cultivar Zhongwan6 chromosome 5, CAAS_Psat_ZW6_1.0, whole genome shotgun sequence window:
- the LOC127082412 gene encoding uncharacterized protein LOC127082412, whose translation MASYAKFLKDILSNEKKLEDNETGTLTTECSAIIQNNMLPKLKDPGMLENVLVRIGQFYIPTKFIIMDIKDDSNIPIILGRPFWATTGAIIDVKKGKLTFKVGEEKVEFILSHFLKAPAIEDSCCFLDVINECIREMDMERSKYTEVLKIPALLYLKRIIGMSHT comes from the exons ATGGCCTCATATGCTAAGTTCCTTAAAGATATCTTATCTAATGAGAAAAAGCTCGAGGATAATGAGACTGGTACACTTACTACTGAgtgtagcgctataatccaaaatAACATGCTTCCTAAGCTAAAAGATCCAG GTATGCTAGAGAACGTTCTCGTTCGTATAGGTCAATTCTATATTCCCACCAAATTTATAATAATGGACATAAAGGATGATTCGAATATCCCTATCATTTTAGGAAGACCCTTTTGGGCCACTACTGGAGCTATCATAGATGTGAAGAAAGGAAAGCTAACCTTTAAGGTTGGTGAAGAAAAAGTTGAATTTATTCTATCACACTTCTTAAAGGCACCAGCTATAGAAGATTCATGTTGTTTCCTAGATGTTATTAATGAATGCATTAGAGAAATGGATATGGAACGATCTAAGTATACTGAAGTACTGAAGATTCCAGCACTCTTATATTTGAAGAGGATAATTGGCATGAGTCATACGTAA